The proteins below come from a single Crossiella sp. CA-258035 genomic window:
- a CDS encoding class I SAM-dependent methyltransferase has product MPQPADLETVRESYDRVADAYVELAVGRLETEPWLRAMLAGFAESVRGLGPVLDVGCGPGHVTAHLTELGLDASGVDLSPRMVEHARKQYPDLRFSVASATELDLAPASLGGVLGWWSLFNLPREALPGVLRTFAEALVPGGQALIGTHVGDGDIHRTEGYGGLPVSWTTHLYHPDELAGMLADAGLEPVAELRLPPQPPSLRPQVVLTARRPA; this is encoded by the coding sequence GTGCCGCAGCCTGCCGATCTTGAGACCGTCCGCGAGTCCTACGACCGGGTCGCCGATGCCTACGTGGAGCTGGCCGTCGGCCGGCTGGAGACCGAGCCGTGGCTACGGGCCATGCTCGCCGGGTTCGCCGAGTCCGTGCGCGGACTCGGACCGGTCCTGGACGTCGGCTGCGGACCCGGCCACGTCACCGCGCACCTCACCGAGCTCGGGCTGGACGCCTCGGGCGTTGACCTGTCCCCGCGGATGGTCGAGCACGCCCGCAAGCAGTACCCGGACCTGCGGTTCTCCGTCGCCTCGGCCACCGAGCTCGACCTCGCGCCTGCCTCACTCGGTGGCGTGCTCGGCTGGTGGTCGCTGTTCAACCTCCCCCGGGAGGCGCTGCCCGGCGTGCTGCGGACCTTCGCCGAAGCGCTCGTCCCCGGCGGGCAGGCGCTGATCGGCACGCACGTCGGGGACGGCGACATCCACCGGACCGAGGGCTACGGCGGCCTGCCGGTGTCCTGGACGACCCACCTGTACCACCCCGACGAACTGGCCGGGATGCTGGCCGACGCCGGTCTGGAACCGGTCGCCGAGCTGCGGCTGCCGCCTCAGCCGCCGTCGCTGCGCCCCCAGGTCGTGCTCACCGCGCGCCGCCCGGCCTGA
- a CDS encoding flavin reductase family protein produces the protein MNTEPRAHQAIEPGILYFGTPVVLVSTENEDGTPNLAPISSAFWLGWRALLGISAKSHTTRNLLRTGEAVLNLPNDALAPAVDRLALTTGSDPVPPGKLRRGYFHVADKFGRAGLTPVRSETVAPPRVAECPVAMEVVLEAVHPVAEADERQRGGIVAVEVRVQRVFAHEDIRLPGTEDHIDPDAWRPLIMSFQKYYGLGPQAHPSTLARIPEHLYRGPDIDRARTVPAKA, from the coding sequence GTGAACACCGAACCCCGTGCGCACCAGGCGATCGAGCCCGGCATCCTGTACTTCGGCACCCCGGTCGTGCTGGTCTCCACCGAGAACGAGGACGGCACACCGAACCTGGCCCCGATCTCCTCGGCGTTCTGGCTCGGCTGGCGCGCGCTGCTGGGCATCAGCGCGAAGTCGCACACCACCCGCAACCTGCTGCGCACCGGCGAGGCCGTGCTCAACCTGCCCAACGACGCCCTGGCCCCCGCGGTCGACCGCCTCGCCCTGACCACCGGCTCGGACCCGGTGCCACCGGGCAAGCTCCGCCGCGGCTACTTCCACGTCGCGGACAAGTTCGGCCGCGCGGGCCTGACCCCGGTCCGCTCGGAGACGGTCGCGCCGCCCAGGGTGGCCGAGTGCCCGGTGGCGATGGAGGTGGTGCTCGAGGCGGTGCACCCGGTCGCGGAGGCGGACGAGCGGCAGCGCGGCGGGATCGTGGCGGTGGAGGTCCGGGTGCAGCGGGTGTTCGCGCACGAGGACATCCGGCTGCCCGGCACCGAGGACCACATCGACCCGGACGCCTGGCGACCGCTGATCATGAGCTTCCAGAAGTACTACGGGCTCGGGCCGCAGGCGCACCCCTCGACGCTGGCCCGGATCCCGGAACACCTCTACCGCGGCCCGGACATCGACCGCGCCCGCACCGTTCCCGCGAAGGCGTGA
- a CDS encoding DUF664 domain-containing protein → MYAPAQHDEITGLVNYLDEQLTAIRAAAFGLTEQQARETPCRSALSVGGIIKHAAWVMRGALERLRAEVTEQPVDAAAYAEFTDSFTVREDETVAGTIEEFDRLRAQLLAAVAATDPAAETMAPPAPWHGIFDARPIHARYFLVHLIEECARHAGHTDIIREQLDGVAVPTLVLTLAGASANDFFQPYQPAPGTLLA, encoded by the coding sequence ATGTACGCACCCGCCCAGCACGACGAGATCACCGGCCTGGTCAACTACCTCGACGAGCAGCTCACCGCCATCCGCGCCGCCGCCTTCGGCCTGACCGAGCAGCAGGCGCGCGAGACGCCCTGCCGGAGTGCGCTGTCGGTCGGGGGCATCATCAAGCACGCGGCCTGGGTCATGCGGGGCGCGCTGGAGCGGTTGCGCGCCGAGGTCACCGAGCAGCCGGTCGACGCGGCGGCCTACGCCGAGTTCACCGACAGCTTCACCGTGCGCGAGGACGAGACGGTGGCCGGCACCATCGAGGAGTTCGACCGGCTGCGGGCTCAGCTGCTGGCCGCGGTCGCCGCGACCGATCCGGCCGCCGAGACCATGGCCCCGCCCGCGCCGTGGCACGGGATCTTCGACGCCCGGCCGATCCACGCCCGCTACTTCCTGGTGCACCTGATCGAGGAGTGTGCCCGGCACGCGGGGCACACCGACATCATCCGCGAGCAGCTCGACGGGGTGGCGGTGCCGACGCTGGTGCTCACCCTGGCCGGGGCGAGCGCCAACGACTTCTTCCAGCCGTACCAGCCGGCCCCGGGCACCCTCCTGGCCTGA
- a CDS encoding MBL fold metallo-hydrolase, with the protein MRMRRLGWAGLEIEADGERLVIDYVRDLSPLFTGWQPGERLTKPSGPVTAALLTHLHRDHTDAAALAEVLTPGAPVLRPAPGHGDDVDNVTTLPAERELAQHRLAAEVVDTWSTRELGPFRVTAVPAVDGLGDPQLNWVVQADGQRVFHGGDTMFHGYWWLIARRFSPFDAAFLPANGAVVDAPHLQPPSPLPAAMDPRQAAAAAAILDARHAVPMHYEAEVPDKIAGYVEVTDPAQEFRMHAGGRAHVLPTGAWLDLAA; encoded by the coding sequence ATGCGAATGCGACGACTGGGCTGGGCCGGACTGGAGATCGAAGCGGACGGCGAACGACTGGTGATCGACTACGTGCGGGACCTCTCACCGCTGTTCACCGGCTGGCAGCCCGGCGAGCGACTGACGAAGCCGAGCGGGCCGGTCACCGCCGCCCTCCTCACCCACCTGCACCGGGACCACACCGACGCGGCCGCGCTCGCGGAAGTGCTGACACCGGGGGCACCGGTGCTCCGCCCGGCTCCCGGCCACGGCGACGACGTGGACAACGTCACGACGCTGCCCGCCGAGCGCGAACTGGCCCAGCACCGGCTGGCCGCCGAGGTCGTGGACACCTGGTCCACCCGCGAGCTCGGGCCGTTCCGGGTCACCGCGGTCCCCGCCGTCGACGGGCTGGGCGACCCGCAGCTGAACTGGGTGGTGCAGGCCGACGGACAGCGGGTCTTCCACGGCGGCGACACGATGTTCCACGGCTACTGGTGGCTCATCGCGCGCCGGTTCAGCCCGTTCGACGCGGCGTTCCTGCCCGCCAACGGCGCGGTGGTCGACGCGCCACACCTGCAACCACCCAGCCCGCTGCCCGCCGCGATGGACCCGAGGCAGGCCGCCGCGGCCGCGGCGATCCTGGACGCCCGGCACGCGGTGCCGATGCACTACGAGGCCGAGGTGCCGGACAAGATCGCGGGCTACGTCGAGGTCACCGACCCGGCGCAGGAGTTCCGCATGCACGCCGGCGGGCGCGCACACGTGCTGCCCACCGGAGCGTGGCTGGACCTCGCGGCGTAG
- a CDS encoding TetR/AcrR family transcriptional regulator: MSPRRSVAEAQATRGRILGRAAEIASEEGLDGITIGRLAEELGMSKSGVHKHFGTKETLQISTLDKAFVDFWHRVVEPALAEQPGLRRLRAVLAGSVDYLEAPLLPGGCLMTAALTEYDGRPGRVRDAVAEVWSRWREQLRADLVAAVGEGELPAGFDVDQALFEIVAAGLALNAAMQLEHDPAAAERARRAIERALHQS, encoded by the coding sequence ATGTCACCGCGACGCTCAGTGGCCGAGGCGCAGGCCACCAGGGGCCGGATCCTCGGCCGGGCCGCCGAGATCGCCTCCGAGGAGGGGCTGGACGGCATCACCATCGGCCGGCTCGCCGAGGAGCTGGGGATGAGCAAGTCCGGGGTGCACAAGCACTTCGGCACCAAGGAGACGCTGCAGATCTCCACCCTGGACAAGGCTTTCGTGGACTTCTGGCACCGGGTGGTCGAGCCCGCGCTGGCCGAGCAGCCGGGGTTGCGGCGGCTGCGCGCGGTGCTGGCCGGCTCCGTGGACTACCTGGAAGCGCCATTGCTGCCCGGCGGCTGCCTGATGACCGCGGCGCTCACCGAGTACGACGGCCGCCCCGGCCGGGTCCGGGACGCGGTGGCCGAGGTGTGGTCGCGGTGGCGGGAGCAGCTGCGGGCGGACCTGGTCGCGGCGGTGGGGGAGGGCGAGCTGCCCGCCGGGTTCGACGTGGACCAGGCGCTGTTCGAGATCGTCGCCGCCGGGCTGGCGCTGAACGCGGCCATGCAGCTCGAGCACGACCCGGCGGCCGCGGAGCGGGCCCGCCGCGCGATCGAACGGGCCTTGCACCAGTCCTGA
- a CDS encoding DUF5703 family protein: protein MSAATDGAVTDGDWEYQPLRIPPGVSRRAAATQLAIHAEFAGWELSRVLLFSDGTRKVWLRRKRRPAHAGLPGVII, encoded by the coding sequence ATGAGTGCCGCAACCGACGGGGCGGTAACCGACGGAGACTGGGAGTACCAGCCGCTGCGCATCCCACCGGGAGTCTCCCGGCGCGCGGCGGCCACCCAGCTCGCCATCCACGCCGAGTTCGCCGGATGGGAGCTGTCCAGGGTGCTGCTGTTCTCCGACGGCACCCGCAAGGTCTGGCTCCGCCGCAAACGACGACCAGCCCACGCCGGTCTACCCGGAGTCATCATCTGA